In the genome of Ignavibacteriota bacterium, one region contains:
- a CDS encoding M23 family metallopeptidase produces MNFNKIFITLLFSSTIIFTQEVNFFGKLKQGHLIFGKAENVADITIDSAKISFDKFGNFIFGFDRDDTAEHIFVFKFDNKTIVKKLTPKKENYNIQRIKGMKQKYIEAPNEELPRIEKEREISKAAREKVGSVKDLLYLKGFVKPIEKARISSVFGSQRILNGIPKNMHNGIDFAAPLGTPVKAMADGVVHLSADNFYYSGNYILLDHGLGLNSFYLHLSKSFVKVGQSVKKGEIIGEVGTTGRSTGPHLHWGVQWFDKRVDPNSVFDFKEGK; encoded by the coding sequence ATGAATTTTAATAAAATATTTATCACTTTATTGTTTTCATCCACTATTATATTTACTCAAGAGGTGAATTTTTTTGGAAAACTTAAACAAGGTCATTTGATATTTGGCAAAGCGGAAAATGTTGCTGATATTACAATAGATTCGGCTAAAATATCATTTGATAAATTTGGAAATTTCATTTTCGGTTTTGATAGAGACGATACTGCTGAACACATATTTGTTTTTAAATTTGATAATAAAACAATCGTTAAGAAACTTACACCCAAAAAAGAAAATTATAATATTCAAAGAATTAAGGGTATGAAGCAAAAATATATTGAAGCACCGAATGAAGAATTACCGAGAATTGAAAAAGAAAGAGAAATATCGAAAGCGGCAAGGGAAAAAGTCGGAAGCGTAAAAGATTTGTTATATCTTAAGGGTTTCGTAAAACCGATTGAAAAAGCCAGAATATCAAGTGTTTTCGGAAGTCAGAGAATATTAAACGGTATACCTAAAAATATGCATAATGGAATTGATTTTGCCGCGCCGCTTGGAACACCGGTAAAAGCAATGGCTGATGGGGTTGTTCATCTTTCCGCGGATAACTTTTATTACAGCGGAAATTATATATTATTAGATCACGGTTTGGGTTTAAATTCATTTTATCTGCATCTTAGTAAAAGTTTTGTAAAAGTTGGTCAATCGGTTAAGAAAGGCGAAATTATTGGTGAAGTCGGTACTACAGGAAGATCAACAGGTCCGCATTTGCATTGGGGAGTTCAATGGTTTGATAAAAGAGTTGATCCAAATTCTGTTTTTGATTTTAAAGAAGGGAAATAA
- a CDS encoding beta galactosidase jelly roll domain-containing protein has product MKNKIIFLCLISLLNTKNFSQLLTLPHNWQFKTGDNLEYMQSDINDSEWDSIYVPANWENQGYENYNGFGWYRVHFNINIDSIKSTELMLLLGKIDDADETYLNDKLLGKTGSVAPNYSTAWNLQRAYEIPHGLLKNENTLAVRVYDEVGGGGIYGGEFGICDKETYIDLLNLKPAPKKSFNQIVTSNGLISAVYNELSNSVEYVKPYIFRDFDSTHSVKPFVYNIKLNANIKPGKIEYFDNTHVICADYEKYKVYYFAPFTTSDKIFYAAIAGKNEDVKNLKFTYEKSYCNILSEEKIISFPNNEIVKYFLFSFNDSLQSNTQDFQKALSILDSINMLDNEILFMKNVFAKSHYPQNISADEKNLYEQSITVLKMGQVADNEIFPKSRGQIIASLLPGNWNIGWVRDAVYSIMALNKLNLFDEAKSAINFFLNADAGYYKNFILKEDGIDYGVKSDYQISVCRYFGPGVEEADGGDNPNIELDGFGLFLIGFSDYINQSNDIEFLKANYEKINKLIADPILTFIDSNKIIRTESGPWEYHLPGKQYAFTANVNSVGLRNYSELLKHNSLNNYEKYFSAHKELTEGIKNNFIYEGKTIKGFKAAENPNTKDFYDGGTIEIFNFNIITDQKFYESYYNDYENNLRISERRGFSRLNNPDWYTISEWPFLNMRIISTLLKFKKYEKAKQLFDWTTNYSKLNHNLIAELYDHDTENYGGEIPMVGYGAGAYILTLNDMAAYLYSFKK; this is encoded by the coding sequence TTGAAAAATAAAATAATTTTTCTTTGTTTAATTTCTTTACTTAATACAAAAAATTTTTCACAGCTTTTAACACTGCCGCATAATTGGCAGTTTAAGACGGGAGATAATTTAGAATACATGCAAAGTGATATTAATGATTCTGAATGGGATTCTATATATGTTCCGGCAAACTGGGAAAATCAAGGTTATGAAAATTACAATGGATTTGGATGGTACAGAGTTCATTTCAATATTAATATTGATTCAATAAAAAGTACGGAATTAATGCTGCTGTTAGGAAAAATAGATGATGCCGATGAAACATATTTAAATGACAAATTGCTTGGAAAGACGGGATCGGTCGCGCCGAATTACAGCACTGCGTGGAATTTACAGCGAGCTTATGAAATTCCTCATGGTTTGTTGAAAAATGAAAATACTTTGGCTGTAAGAGTTTATGATGAAGTTGGCGGAGGCGGAATTTACGGAGGTGAATTTGGAATATGCGATAAGGAGACTTACATTGATCTGCTGAATTTGAAGCCGGCTCCCAAAAAATCTTTCAATCAAATAGTTACGTCAAACGGACTAATATCAGCCGTTTATAACGAACTTTCAAATTCAGTTGAATACGTAAAGCCTTATATATTTAGAGATTTTGATTCAACTCATTCAGTTAAACCGTTTGTCTATAATATTAAATTGAATGCAAATATTAAGCCCGGTAAAATTGAATATTTTGATAACACTCACGTAATTTGCGCTGATTATGAAAAGTATAAAGTTTATTATTTCGCGCCCTTTACTACATCAGATAAAATATTTTACGCCGCGATTGCGGGTAAAAATGAAGATGTTAAAAATCTCAAATTTACTTATGAAAAATCATATTGCAATATTTTAAGCGAAGAAAAAATTATTTCATTTCCTAATAACGAAATTGTAAAATATTTTCTATTCTCTTTCAACGATTCACTGCAAAGCAATACTCAAGATTTTCAAAAAGCTTTATCAATATTAGATTCAATAAATATGCTTGATAATGAGATTTTATTTATGAAAAATGTTTTTGCCAAATCGCATTATCCGCAGAATATTTCGGCAGACGAAAAAAATCTTTATGAGCAATCGATTACAGTTTTAAAAATGGGACAAGTTGCAGATAATGAAATATTCCCTAAATCGCGCGGACAAATAATCGCTTCTCTTTTGCCAGGCAATTGGAATATCGGATGGGTGAGAGACGCAGTTTACTCAATTATGGCATTGAATAAATTGAACTTATTTGATGAGGCAAAAAGCGCTATTAACTTTTTCCTTAATGCCGATGCCGGATATTATAAAAATTTTATCTTAAAGGAAGACGGAATTGATTACGGCGTCAAATCCGATTACCAAATAAGTGTTTGCAGATATTTTGGCCCAGGTGTTGAAGAAGCTGATGGCGGTGATAATCCGAATATTGAGCTTGATGGTTTTGGATTATTTTTAATTGGATTTTCGGATTATATAAATCAAAGCAATGATATAGAATTCCTTAAGGCAAACTATGAAAAAATAAATAAACTTATTGCTGATCCGATACTCACTTTTATTGATTCAAATAAAATCATTAGAACTGAATCCGGACCATGGGAATATCATCTTCCCGGAAAGCAGTACGCATTTACAGCAAATGTAAATTCAGTTGGATTAAGAAATTATTCCGAATTGCTAAAGCATAATTCTCTTAATAATTATGAAAAATATTTTTCAGCCCACAAAGAATTGACGGAAGGGATAAAAAATAATTTTATTTATGAAGGCAAAACAATTAAGGGATTTAAAGCTGCGGAAAACCCAAATACAAAGGATTTTTACGACGGCGGAACAATAGAAATATTTAATTTCAATATTATTACCGACCAGAAATTTTATGAAAGTTATTATAATGATTATGAAAATAATTTGCGAATTAGCGAGCGCAGAGGCTTTTCAAGGTTGAATAATCCCGATTGGTATACAATAAGTGAATGGCCTTTTTTAAATATGAGAATTATTTCCACTTTGCTTAAATTTAAAAAATATGAAAAGGCAAAACAACTCTTTGATTGGACAACAAATTATTCAAAGTTAAATCATAATTTAATAGCCGAACTTTATGATCATGATACTGAAAATTACGGCGGTGAAATTCCAATGGTTGGTTATGGCGCCGGCGCATATATTCTTACATTAAATGATATGGCAGCTTATTTGTATAGTTTTAAGAAATAG